Genomic segment of Toxoplasma gondii ME49 unplaced genomic scaffold asmbl.482, whole genome shotgun sequence:
tccattacatTCGGATTGATTCTTTTCAATTCCCTTAcactccattccattccattccattcgggTAGtttccgttccattccattccattccactccattGCATtgcactcgggttgattgattccattccattccattccattccattccattccattccggatgaatccattccattgcattccattccactccattcccctgcactcgggttgattccattcctttccattccattccattccgttccattccattccattccattccattctgTTCAGGttaattccattccattccattccattccattccattccattccattccattccattccattgcaatCGAGTTgtttccattgcattccattccattccattccattgcattccattgcattccattcccctGCACTCAGtttgattccattccattccattccattccattccattccattcaattccggatgattccattccattgccttccattccactccattcccctgcactcgggttgattccattccattccattccattccattccattccattccattccattccatttcGTTCCATTCCACTCTATTCCGtaccattccattccattcctttccattccaATCCATGCTATTccactcgggttgattccattcctttccattccattcgagttgaatccattccattccattccattccattcgattccattccattgcacaCGGGttcattccattccattccattccattccattccattccattccatttagttccattccattctattccataccattccattccattccattccattccactccattCCATGCTATTCCTCTCGGGTTTAttccattcctttccattccattcggATTGAATCCATTCCTTTGAATtcaattccattccactcgaTTCCATTACATTGCACTCGTGTtgtttccattccattccattccattccatttcattctattccattccattccattccattccattccattccattccattccattccatgcCATTCCACTCGGGGTGAttccattcctttccattccattcgagtTGAaaccattccattccattccattccattctattccattccattccattccatttcgttccattccattctattccataccattccattccattccattccattccactccattCCATGCCATTCCACTCGGGTTTAttccattcctttccattccattcgggTTGa
This window contains:
- a CDS encoding hypothetical protein (encoded by transcript TGME49_322800), which encodes MERNGINPSGMAWNGMEWNGMEWNGMEWIQPEWNGKEWNKPEWNGMEWSGMEWNGMEWYGIEWNGTKWNGMEWNRMEWNGMEWFQLEWNGKEWNHPEWNGMEWNGMEWNGMEWNGME